From a region of the Geothrix sp. 21YS21S-2 genome:
- a CDS encoding PTS fructose transporter subunit IIB, with protein sequence MKIIAITACPTGIAHTYMAAECLERAGTALGHQVKVETQGAMGVENRLTESDIEGAEVLILAADIPVTGRERFAAVPRILEVPVQQAIRNPAEIFSRLQ encoded by the coding sequence GTGAAGATCATCGCCATCACGGCCTGCCCCACGGGCATCGCCCACACCTACATGGCCGCCGAGTGCCTGGAGCGCGCCGGAACCGCGCTGGGGCACCAGGTCAAGGTGGAGACCCAGGGCGCCATGGGCGTGGAGAACCGCCTCACGGAAAGTGACATCGAGGGCGCCGAGGTCCTCATCCTGGCCGCGGACATCCCCGTGACCGGCCGGGAGCGTTTCGCAGCCGTCCCGCGGATCCTGGAAGTGCCGGTGCAGCAGGCCATCCGGAACCCCGCCGAGATCTTCAGCCGCCTCCAATGA
- the ptsP gene encoding phosphoenolpyruvate--protein phosphotransferase: MTREAAFPFPLPGGLHARPAAVLRDRALAFEAHCMFINDRTGARAPLGNLLGLLATDTRHQDPCRILAEGPEGEKALADLAEFIHGAFLACDTPGEAAQPGARAGIAIHRILARAGCAFREGVPVAPGVGSGPAVLAHAPKAEIAQGPCLDPVGASLALHAALAKVLGALRAAAAQPGDPARTAVLEAQAAMLQDEEWIGVMEEGLAHGAPAAVDWGVRWARARLLASSSAYLQERALDVQDLGERLLAELTGAAPDVLDLPGPCVVVAHDLTPSRLLALDRSLVRGLVLAEGAATSHTAILARNFGIPCVAGAEGPAFPPGQRITVDGDRGLLIPDPPPALDAYYAIEARERSRRPAPQSGLTSDGVRIELQANILGAPEAGPAFACGAEGIGLFRSEMLFLDRESAPGEEEQYQAYRQVLEAAEGRPVVLRLLDVGGDKPLPYLPLPPEVNPYLGRRGVRWYAVHPELVRTQLRAASRAAAHGDLRLMIPMVAEAVEIRAVRALMAEVMRAPLPLGIMVEVPAAALNLASLAREADFLCVGTNDLVQYLFAADRGDARVAKASHDWHPATLRVLDRIVAEASGRPVSLCGEMAGRPWLLPLLVGLGFRTLSMAPALLPEARRTLAHLDSGQCRALAVRALDSDDADGVETLLRERAGNPQAAELVTLDLIEARASCATKEEAIKLLAERMAALGRARDPLALEEAAWERELTYATGVGFGFAVPHCKSFAVETPSLAVLRLAEPVEWGSLDGLPVDCLLFLATPADDGGQEHLRIFARLARKLMDEAFRDALRSAPTSQAILSHLLSQVITPV; encoded by the coding sequence ATGACCCGGGAAGCCGCGTTCCCCTTCCCCCTCCCCGGAGGGCTCCACGCGCGGCCCGCGGCCGTGCTGCGGGACCGGGCCCTGGCCTTCGAGGCCCACTGCATGTTCATCAACGACCGCACCGGGGCCCGCGCGCCCCTGGGCAACCTCCTGGGCCTGCTGGCCACCGACACCCGCCACCAGGACCCCTGCCGCATCCTGGCCGAGGGCCCCGAGGGGGAGAAGGCGCTGGCGGACCTGGCCGAATTCATCCACGGCGCCTTCCTGGCCTGCGACACGCCGGGCGAGGCCGCCCAGCCCGGAGCCCGGGCCGGCATCGCCATCCACCGCATCCTCGCCCGGGCCGGCTGCGCCTTCCGGGAGGGCGTCCCGGTGGCCCCCGGCGTGGGTTCGGGCCCGGCCGTGCTGGCCCACGCCCCCAAGGCCGAGATCGCCCAGGGGCCCTGCCTGGACCCCGTGGGGGCCTCCCTGGCCCTGCACGCCGCCCTGGCCAAGGTGCTCGGGGCCCTGCGGGCCGCCGCGGCCCAGCCCGGCGATCCCGCCCGCACCGCGGTGCTGGAGGCCCAGGCCGCCATGCTCCAGGACGAGGAGTGGATCGGCGTGATGGAGGAGGGCCTCGCCCACGGGGCCCCCGCGGCCGTGGACTGGGGCGTGCGGTGGGCCCGGGCCCGGCTCCTGGCCTCCAGCAGCGCCTACCTGCAGGAGCGGGCCCTGGACGTCCAGGACCTGGGCGAACGGCTCCTGGCCGAACTCACCGGCGCCGCGCCGGACGTCCTGGACCTGCCCGGCCCCTGCGTGGTCGTGGCCCACGACCTGACCCCCTCCCGGCTCCTGGCGCTGGACCGCAGCCTCGTCCGCGGCCTGGTGCTCGCCGAGGGCGCCGCCACCTCCCACACGGCGATCCTGGCCCGCAATTTCGGCATCCCCTGCGTGGCCGGGGCCGAAGGACCCGCCTTCCCGCCTGGGCAGCGGATCACGGTCGACGGGGACCGGGGCCTCCTGATCCCGGATCCCCCCCCGGCCCTGGACGCCTACTACGCCATCGAGGCCCGCGAACGGTCCCGCCGGCCGGCCCCCCAGTCCGGCCTCACCTCCGACGGCGTGCGCATCGAACTCCAGGCCAACATCCTGGGCGCCCCGGAGGCCGGCCCGGCCTTCGCGTGCGGCGCCGAGGGCATCGGGCTCTTCCGCTCCGAGATGCTCTTCCTGGACCGGGAGTCCGCCCCCGGCGAGGAGGAGCAGTACCAGGCCTACCGCCAGGTCCTGGAGGCCGCCGAAGGCAGGCCCGTGGTGCTCCGGCTCCTGGACGTGGGCGGCGACAAGCCCCTGCCCTACCTGCCCCTGCCCCCGGAGGTCAACCCCTACCTGGGGCGCCGCGGCGTGCGCTGGTACGCGGTCCACCCGGAGCTGGTGCGGACGCAGCTGCGCGCGGCTTCGCGGGCGGCGGCCCACGGGGACCTGCGCCTCATGATCCCCATGGTCGCCGAGGCCGTGGAGATCCGCGCGGTGCGCGCGCTGATGGCCGAGGTGATGCGGGCGCCCCTGCCCCTGGGCATCATGGTGGAAGTGCCCGCCGCGGCCCTGAACCTGGCCTCCCTGGCCCGGGAGGCCGACTTCCTTTGCGTCGGGACCAACGACCTGGTGCAGTACCTCTTCGCGGCGGACCGCGGGGACGCGCGGGTCGCCAAGGCCTCCCACGACTGGCACCCGGCGACGCTCCGGGTGCTGGATCGCATCGTGGCGGAGGCCTCCGGGCGCCCCGTCAGCCTCTGCGGCGAGATGGCGGGCCGGCCCTGGCTTCTGCCCCTCCTGGTCGGACTCGGCTTCCGCACGCTGAGCATGGCCCCGGCCCTCCTGCCGGAGGCGCGGAGGACCCTGGCGCACCTGGATTCCGGGCAGTGCCGGGCCCTGGCCGTGCGCGCCCTCGACTCGGACGACGCGGACGGAGTGGAGACCCTCTTGCGCGAGCGCGCCGGGAACCCGCAGGCCGCCGAGCTGGTCACCCTGGACCTCATCGAGGCCCGCGCATCCTGCGCCACCAAGGAGGAGGCCATCAAGCTCCTGGCGGAGCGCATGGCGGCCCTGGGCCGGGCCCGGGACCCGCTGGCCCTGGAGGAGGCCGCCTGGGAGCGCGAGCTCACCTACGCCACGGGCGTCGGCTTCGGCTTCGCGGTGCCCCACTGCAAGTCCTTCGCCGTGGAGACCCCGTCCCTGGCCGTCCTGCGCCTGGCGGAACCCGTCGAGTGGGGCTCCCTGGACGGGCTCCCCGTGGACTGCCTCCTGTTCCTGGCCACCCCGGCCGACGACGGCGGCCAGGAGCACCTCCGCATCTTCGCGCGCCTCGCCCGCAAGCTCATGGACGAGGCCTTCCGCGACGCCCTTCGCAGCGCGCCCACATCCCAGGCCATCCTCTCCCACCTCTTGAGCCAGGTCATCACCCCCGTCTGA
- a CDS encoding PTS fructose transporter subunit IIC: MREVLKHLKQYLLCGVSHVIPFVACGGILIAFSIAFAPMRPGLGPDFSHAPLLKLLLDIGSAAFTLVVPVLAGYIAFGMADRPGLVPGFVGGFVANTVGAGFLGGIIAGLLAGGAVMLLKRIPVNRLLRPIMPILVIPVLSSVAVGLLMYGLLGAPIRDLMVFMGHALRSLGSGNQVLLGLVLGAMIAFDMGGPVNKTAFFFGVAMIKEGNVAVMGACAAAICIPPLGLGLATLLAPSRWSAQERESGLAALAMGTIGITEGAIPFAAADPLRVIPVIMGGSALGAVLAMLGGVGDHAPHGGLIVMPVVDHRLWYLASILAGTLAVAVAMNLVRAGKPKEAM, from the coding sequence ATGCGCGAAGTCCTGAAGCACCTCAAGCAGTACCTGCTGTGCGGGGTCTCCCACGTCATCCCCTTCGTGGCCTGCGGGGGCATCCTCATCGCCTTCTCCATCGCCTTCGCGCCCATGCGGCCCGGTCTGGGGCCCGACTTCAGCCACGCCCCCCTCCTCAAGCTGCTCCTGGACATCGGCTCGGCGGCCTTCACCCTGGTGGTGCCGGTGCTGGCGGGCTACATCGCCTTCGGAATGGCGGACCGGCCCGGCCTCGTCCCGGGCTTCGTGGGGGGCTTCGTGGCCAACACCGTGGGCGCCGGGTTCCTGGGCGGCATCATCGCGGGGCTCCTGGCCGGGGGCGCCGTGATGCTCCTGAAGCGGATTCCCGTGAACCGCCTGCTGCGGCCCATCATGCCCATCCTCGTGATCCCGGTGCTCTCCTCGGTGGCGGTGGGCCTGCTGATGTACGGCCTCCTGGGCGCGCCCATCCGGGATCTCATGGTCTTCATGGGCCACGCGCTGCGGAGCCTGGGCAGCGGCAACCAGGTCCTCCTGGGCCTGGTGCTGGGCGCCATGATCGCCTTCGACATGGGCGGCCCCGTGAACAAGACCGCCTTCTTCTTCGGGGTGGCCATGATCAAGGAGGGCAACGTGGCCGTCATGGGCGCCTGCGCCGCGGCCATCTGCATCCCGCCGCTGGGCCTGGGCCTGGCCACGCTGCTGGCCCCCTCCCGCTGGAGCGCCCAGGAGCGGGAGTCGGGACTGGCCGCCCTGGCCATGGGCACCATCGGCATCACCGAGGGCGCCATCCCCTTCGCGGCCGCCGACCCCCTGCGGGTCATCCCCGTCATCATGGGCGGCTCCGCCCTGGGCGCGGTCCTGGCCATGCTGGGCGGGGTGGGCGACCACGCCCCCCACGGCGGCCTCATCGTCATGCCGGTGGTGGACCACCGCCTGTGGTACCTCGCGTCCATCCTGGCGGGCACCCTCGCCGTTGCCGTCGCCATGAATCTCGTCCGGGCCGGAAAGCCCAAGGAGGCCATGTGA
- a CDS encoding AraC family transcriptional regulator translates to MPELTTFAPTALEEAWGLYATAVGSMEGVMGAPSGGWRLLYLVRGEALLGRHRLRVEAGEVVLLDGREACDLVPDPVRGCTFHHVDFGGAWMERWAGLDLFGTPPRVVRAGFDEGLLGAIVKLRELARNPPPGAGLLMAGVLGDLLARLEIAGRQGGAEGRRGRLVRDARRILADPAGDRLNLEAAAAELGVSYSWFRRSFRAQTGLAPQRYRLLLRLDRACRMLADSSLTVGAVAEALGFSSQAYFARMFRRETGLSPTVWRSKRVNLGGDSGI, encoded by the coding sequence ATGCCCGAACTCACCACCTTCGCGCCCACCGCCCTCGAGGAAGCCTGGGGCCTCTACGCCACGGCCGTGGGTTCCATGGAGGGGGTCATGGGAGCGCCCTCCGGAGGCTGGCGGCTGCTCTACCTCGTGCGCGGGGAGGCGCTGCTGGGACGGCACCGCCTTCGGGTGGAGGCGGGGGAGGTGGTGCTCCTGGACGGCCGGGAGGCCTGCGACCTGGTCCCCGATCCCGTGCGGGGCTGCACCTTCCACCACGTGGATTTCGGCGGCGCATGGATGGAGCGGTGGGCGGGACTTGACCTTTTCGGAACCCCTCCCCGGGTGGTGCGGGCCGGGTTCGACGAGGGCCTCCTGGGGGCCATCGTCAAGCTGAGGGAGCTGGCCCGCAACCCGCCCCCCGGGGCGGGGCTCCTCATGGCGGGAGTCCTGGGGGACCTCCTGGCGAGGCTGGAGATCGCCGGGCGCCAGGGGGGGGCCGAGGGCCGCCGGGGGCGCCTGGTGCGCGACGCCCGGCGCATCCTGGCCGACCCCGCCGGGGACCGCCTCAACCTGGAGGCCGCCGCCGCCGAGCTGGGGGTGAGCTACTCGTGGTTCCGGCGCAGCTTCCGCGCCCAGACGGGCCTGGCTCCCCAGCGCTACCGCCTCCTCCTGCGCCTGGACCGGGCCTGCCGGATGCTGGCGGATTCCAGCCTCACCGTGGGCGCCGTGGCCGAGGCGCTGGGCTTCAGTTCGCAGGCGTACTTCGCTCGCATGTTCCGCCGGGAGACGGGGCTCTCCCCGACGGTCTGGCGCTCGAAACGCGTGAACCTGGGAGGGGATTCCGGCATCTGA
- a CDS encoding type II secretion system protein GspD: MPLRTPLPRAILLTGLAFGRLASQDPQAAPLARSIFDPGQNPPFAVVNPSGPSPAAGPGPRYSLDANRQEVTVLLKALALKSGRPMVILEMPGQLVNVSFRDLPFEKALAQILAAGGLDFRKVDDGFAVGMSMDLRLRYPQAGEAELDATYRCRRVKASDMAGTLAGLLPGIKAVAGPVFLSPELKEGSSGESQAGQVKALGATDKDYRTHDVVITGPADLVRRALTLAQKLDRPRKMVRLSVKVITLSESASLNLGVDWMNSVDLKATERVNVDAAGAAPSTSTATLVDGLRMGKFAHSPLVVNATLNALEQKGIARTISNPTLTILDGERSFLLDGRKYAYPEFKGREGSNGTAIYGVQEAKVGVYLQVGVQVGLDNDMVLSLYPQVTAVAGFTTVNGAQVPNVITSEAQTTVKAVSGEVLVLGGLTRENTDSGRNGVPFLSRIPLLGHLFASTLKESSKSELMIILTPELVEDAPPRTDVNLTVTEAPGA, from the coding sequence ATGCCGCTGCGCACCCCCCTGCCCCGCGCGATCCTGCTGACCGGGCTCGCCTTCGGACGCCTCGCGTCCCAGGATCCCCAGGCCGCGCCCCTCGCCAGGTCCATCTTCGACCCGGGACAGAACCCGCCCTTCGCGGTGGTGAACCCCAGCGGGCCTTCCCCTGCCGCCGGCCCGGGCCCGCGGTACTCGCTGGACGCCAACCGCCAGGAGGTGACGGTCCTGCTCAAGGCCCTCGCGCTCAAGAGCGGAAGGCCCATGGTCATCCTGGAGATGCCCGGGCAGCTGGTGAACGTGAGCTTCAGGGATCTGCCCTTCGAGAAGGCCCTGGCCCAGATCCTGGCCGCGGGGGGCCTGGATTTCCGCAAAGTGGACGACGGCTTTGCCGTGGGCATGTCCATGGACCTGCGCCTGAGGTATCCCCAGGCCGGGGAGGCCGAGCTGGACGCCACCTACCGCTGCCGGCGGGTGAAGGCCAGCGACATGGCCGGAACCCTCGCCGGCCTCCTGCCCGGGATCAAGGCCGTCGCCGGCCCCGTGTTCCTGTCGCCGGAGCTCAAGGAGGGCTCCAGCGGCGAATCCCAGGCGGGGCAGGTCAAGGCCCTGGGCGCCACGGACAAGGACTACCGCACCCACGACGTGGTCATCACCGGCCCCGCGGACCTGGTGCGCCGGGCCCTGACCCTGGCCCAGAAGCTCGACCGGCCCAGGAAGATGGTGCGCCTCAGCGTGAAGGTCATCACCCTCTCGGAAAGCGCCTCCCTCAACCTCGGCGTGGACTGGATGAACTCCGTCGACCTCAAGGCCACGGAGCGGGTCAACGTCGACGCCGCCGGCGCGGCGCCTTCCACCAGCACCGCAACGCTGGTGGACGGGCTCCGGATGGGGAAATTCGCCCACTCGCCGCTGGTGGTCAACGCAACGCTCAACGCCCTGGAGCAGAAGGGCATCGCCAGGACCATCTCCAACCCCACCCTCACGATCCTGGACGGCGAGCGCAGCTTCCTCCTCGACGGCAGGAAGTACGCCTACCCGGAGTTCAAGGGCAGGGAAGGCAGCAACGGTACCGCCATCTATGGGGTCCAGGAGGCCAAGGTCGGCGTGTATCTCCAGGTGGGCGTGCAGGTGGGCCTGGACAACGACATGGTCCTGAGCCTCTACCCGCAGGTCACCGCCGTCGCCGGTTTCACCACCGTCAACGGCGCCCAGGTCCCCAACGTCATCACCTCGGAGGCGCAGACCACGGTGAAGGCCGTCAGCGGCGAAGTCCTCGTGCTGGGAGGACTGACCCGCGAGAACACGGATTCAGGCCGCAACGGGGTGCCCTTCCTTTCCCGGATCCCCCTTCTGGGGCACCTGTTCGCAAGCACCCTGAAGGAGTCCTCCAAATCGGAACTGATGATCATCCTCACGCCCGAACTGGTGGAGGACGCGCCGCCCAGGACCGATGTGAACCTCACCGTCACCGAGGCCCCCGGGGCGTAG